CAACCCATGTCAGCCATCATGGCATGCCCAAGTTGTGGCAAAAACCGGGCTTCGACGCCCCATGCCCGCGCTGTGGCGCGTACGTCTGCGGCAGGGATAACCCGGTCAGCTTCTGCCCCCAACACCAGGCAAGGCACGTGTTCGGGTATGCCCCACGCCAGCCAAGGTTGCGGCAGCATCAATTCGGCCAGCGCCAAGGCGGACTCCGGCTGCACGCGGGCGGCGAACGTCGCCAACCTGTCTCGCGGCATTTGCGTGGAAAACAGCAGTTGTTTCAACACCGCCGGATCAAAATCAATCGCCCCGGTGTGCCACTGAAACTGGTTCAAGCCCATCAGCAAGTGAGGCGAACTGAACATCATGTGGCCCAGCGAGTTCACCAGCCCCATGGGCGGCACGCTGCCGAGCAACGCAAGGCCAGCGACCGCGTGCTTGCGGGCAAAGCGTTGCGCCAGATAGCCGCCCAGCGAATGTCCGATCAGGATCGGCGTAGCCGGCAATTGCCCGACCGCACGTTCAATATCTCCCAGGAAGTCACCCAGACCCAAGCGGTCCAGCCGCTCACGCCCGGCGCTACCGGCGTGCCCGGACAAACTCAGTGCGTAGCAGTCATAACCTCTGGCCGCAAACCATGGCAGAAAGTGATCTTGCCAGCACCAGGCACCGGCATAGGCGCCATGCACAAACAATAGCGGGGGAGCCGACAAGGGCGCGCGGGTGGGTGGGTGATGCAGGATTTCCAGCTGGCAGGGATGGCTCATACTTGCTCATGGCAATGATTGCGGGAACTGGCGATGTTTTTTCCGGTCTGCTTGCAGCCAGGACAGACCTGGATATTCCAAACATCATAAAGGTCAACGATGCATTCGCGTATCGAATCCGCGCTCGAAAAAACCATTTTCCACAGCCGCTGGCTGCTTGCCCCGTTTTATCTGGCGTTGGTGGTCGGCTTGTTCGCGTTGTTTGTAAAGATGCTCAAAGAGCTTTACGCGCTAGGCCAGATATTGCTGACTGGCGAAGGCAACATCATCATCGGCATTCTGAGCATGGTGGACGTCACGCTGATCGCCAACCTGTTATTGATTGTGATGTTCAGCGGCTATGAAAACTTCATTTCGAAAATGGAGGTGGCTCACCATTCAGAGGACAAGCCCAGCTGGATGGGCAAGGTGAGCTATTCCGATCTCAAACTCAAGCTGATCGGTTCCATTGTGGCGATCTCGGCCATCGACTTGCTCAAGGCGTTTGTAAATATAGACTCGATGGATTCGCTCAAGCTGGGCTGGCTGATTGGTATCCATCTGACCTTTGTG
This genomic interval from Silvimonas soli contains the following:
- a CDS encoding alpha/beta hydrolase, which translates into the protein MSHPCQLEILHHPPTRAPLSAPPLLFVHGAYAGAWCWQDHFLPWFAARGYDCYALSLSGHAGSAGRERLDRLGLGDFLGDIERAVGQLPATPILIGHSLGGYLAQRFARKHAVAGLALLGSVPPMGLVNSLGHMMFSSPHLLMGLNQFQWHTGAIDFDPAVLKQLLFSTQMPRDRLATFAARVQPESALALAELMLPQPWLAWGIPEHVPCLVLGAEADRVIPAADVRATARAWGVEARFLPQLGHAMMADMGWESVAQHLADWLQTVAPGAE
- a CDS encoding TIGR00645 family protein, whose product is MHSRIESALEKTIFHSRWLLAPFYLALVVGLFALFVKMLKELYALGQILLTGEGNIIIGILSMVDVTLIANLLLIVMFSGYENFISKMEVAHHSEDKPSWMGKVSYSDLKLKLIGSIVAISAIDLLKAFVNIDSMDSLKLGWLIGIHLTFVLSGVLFAVMDRIAAGGKPH